A window of the Vigna angularis cultivar LongXiaoDou No.4 chromosome 3, ASM1680809v1, whole genome shotgun sequence genome harbors these coding sequences:
- the LOC108323370 gene encoding GDSL esterase/lipase At4g28780 yields MARESYIRGAPPVLECTITHNPFKIMSTSRTIFIILILTVVTVFTSTKTAEGARTFFVFGDSLVDSGNNNYLPTTARADSPPYGIDYPTHRPTGRFSNGFNLPDLISQHIGSEPTLPYLSPQLTGQRLLIGANFASAGIGILNDTGFQFVGILRMFQQFALFQQYQGRLSAEVGAAQAQRVVNGALVLMTLGGNDFVNNYFLTPVSARSRQFTIPQYCRYLISEYRKILMRLYELGGRRVLVTGTGPLGCVPAQLATRSRNGECVAELQRAVQIFNPLLVQMIRDLNSQLGSDVFVAVNAFQMNMNFITNPQRFGFVTSKIACCGQGRFNGIGLCTVASNLCPNRDTYAFWDPYHPSERALGFIVRDIFSGTSDIMTPMNLSTIMAIDSNLY; encoded by the exons GAATGCACCATCACCCACAACCCATTCAAAATCATGTCAACTTCCAGaaccatcttcatcatcctgaTCCTCACGGTGGTGACAGTGTTCACGAGCACGAAGACAGCAGAAGGTGCTCGCACGTTCTTCGTGTTCGGAGACTCACTAGTTGACAGTGGCAACAACAATTACCTCCCAACCACCGCACGCGCCGACTCTCCTCCCTACGGCATCGACTACCCCACCCACCGCCCCACCGGTCGCTTCTCCAACGGCTTCAACCTCCCTGACCTAATCA GCCAGCATATAGGATCCGAACCAACGTTACCATACTTGAGCCCTCAATTAACCGGACAGAGGCTCTTGATTGGGGCTAATTTCGCTTCCGCAGGGATAGGAATCCTTAACGACACTGGTTTTCAATTC GTGGGGATATTGAGAATGTTTCAGCAGTTTGCGCTGTTCCAGCAGTACCAGGGGCGGTTGAGTGCGGAGGTGGGGGCGGCGCAGGCGCAGCGCGTGGTGAATGGGGCGCTGGTGCTGATGACGCTTGGCGGCAACGACTTTGTTAACAACTATTTTCTGACTCCTGTGTCAGCCAGGTCTCGCCAATTTACTATCCCTCAGTACTGCCGATACCTAATCTCTGAGTATCGAAAAATTCTTATG AGGTTGTATGAGTTGGGAGGTAGAAGGGTGCTAGTGACTGGAACTGGTCCATTGGGTTGTGTTCCTGCTCAGCTTGCTACGAGGAGTAGGAATGGAGAGTGTGTAGCTGAGTTACAACGAGCTGTTCAAATTTTCAACCCACTGTTGGTCCAAATGATCAGAGATCTCAACTCTCAACTGGGCTCTGACGTTTTTGTTGCTGTCAATGCCTTCCAAATGAACATGAACTTCATCACCAACCCTCAAAGATTTG GTTTTGTTACATCAAAAATAGCATGTTGCGGTCAAGGTCGTTTCAATGGGATAGGATTGTGCACTGTAGCATCAAACTTGTGCCCAAATCGTGACACATATGCATTTTGGGATCCTTATCACCCATCTGAACGTGCTTTAGGGTTTATTGTCAGAGACATCTTCAGCGGAACTTCTGATATTATGACTCCAATGAACCTTAGCACCATCATGGCCATAGACTCCAACCTCTATTAA